A window of the Eubalaena glacialis isolate mEubGla1 chromosome 9, mEubGla1.1.hap2.+ XY, whole genome shotgun sequence genome harbors these coding sequences:
- the LOC133097271 gene encoding LOW QUALITY PROTEIN: olfactory receptor 1L1-like (The sequence of the model RefSeq protein was modified relative to this genomic sequence to represent the inferred CDS: substituted 1 base at 1 genomic stop codon) has translation MGWDNLTSPEFILLGLSSRPEDQKPLFVLFLTIYLITLLGNLVIILAIYSDIHLQTPVYFFLRSLSFVDICYTAVIIPKMLINFSSEAKTILXSECMTQVYFCLSFGNVDSYVLGAMAIDRYVAICKPFHYITIMSYKCCVLLLIIPFILPLLHSLLQIHLLNRLTFCASNIMYHFFCELKAMLKLSCSSTFVNEIAIKTERLSGIMAPFMCITVSYLRILTTVPTAGKYKTFSTCGSHLTVVTLFYGNISFVYFQPLNSYTIKDWIAAVIYPMLTSMLNPFIYSLRNNDMKQGLGKLIGRIKSQRHGFYAKSWEILQFH, from the coding sequence atgggATGGGACAACCTAACAAGTCCTGAATTTATCCTGCTGGGCCTCTCCTCTAGGCCCGAGGATCAGAAGCCTCTCTTTGTCCTATTTCTAACCATCTACCTGATCACTCTGCTGGGAAACCTGGTCATTATCCTGGCCATCTATTCAGATATTCACCTACAGACCCCCGTGTatttctttctgagaagcctgTCCTTTGTTGATATTTGCTACACAGCGGTTATTATTCCAAAGATGCTGATAAACTTCTCATCAGAGGCAAAGACCATCCTCTAGAGTGAGTGCATGACCCAGGTATATTTCTGCCTATCCTTTGGGAATGTAGATAGTTATGTCCTAGGGGCCATGGCCATTGACCGCTACGTGGCCATATGCAAACCCTTTCATTACATCACCATCATGAGCTATAAATGCTGTGTCCTTTTACTGATAATCCCCTTCATCCTCCCATTACTTCACTCACTCCTCCAAATCCACTTGCTGAATCGACTCACCTTCTGTGCTTCCAACATTATGTATCATTTCTTCTGTGAACTCAAGGCAATGCTGAAGTTGTCCTGCTCATCTACATTTGTCAATGAGATAGCGATAAAAACAGAAAGACTGTCTGGCATAATGGCCCCCTTTATGTGCATCACCGTCTCTTATCTGAGAATCCTCACCACTGTTCCAACTGCTGGGAAGTACAAGACCTTCTCTACCTGTGGCTCCCATCTCACCGTGGTGACCCTGTTTTACGGGAATATTAGCTTTGTGTATTTCCAGCCTCTGAACAGCTATACCATCAAGGACTGGATAGCAGCAGTTATCTACCCTATGTTAACTTCCATGTTGAACCCTTTCATCTACAGTCTGAGAAACAATGACATGAAACAGGGCTTGGGGAAGCTGATAGGTAGGATAAAGTCCCAAAGACACGGGTTTTATGCTAAGTCTTGGGAAATTCTGCAGTTTCATTAA